One genomic window of Garra rufa chromosome 2, GarRuf1.0, whole genome shotgun sequence includes the following:
- the LOC141325733 gene encoding uncharacterized protein isoform X2, with amino-acid sequence MALKEESEVLNEIEEKDHDFINRQISFSCSQTSSIKRAQKTEDKPYTCQECGKNFTRLGNLGVHMRIHTGEKPYACKQCGKSFSHLGNLGVHMRIHTGEKPYACKQCGKRFCQQGTLSCHMRVHTGERILTCQQCGVSFTQKESFNRHMRIHNGEQSYTCDQCGMSFDQQENLKIHMRTHREKSYTCSECGKVFSQKRNLEDHMRIHSGEQPYTCPQCRSRFNYKRHLEEHMRIHTGEKPFTCQLCGRSFNQKGNLNRHMRVHSGEKPFICGHCGRSFRKKASLKCHIDFSHVKE; translated from the exons atggcactgaaagaggagagtgaagtactgaatgaaatagaagagaaagatcatgattttaTAAATAGACAAATATCTTTTAGCTGTTCACAGACTTCCTCAATAAAAAGGGCTCAAAAGACAGAAGATAAGCCGTACACATGCCAAGAGTGTGGAAAGAATTTCACTCGCCTTGGAAACCTTGGTgtccacatgaggattcacactggagagaaaccttatgcgtgcaaacaatgtggaaa gagtttctCTCACCTTGGAAACCTTggtgtccacatgagaattcacactggagagaaaccttatgcgtgcaaacaatgtggaaagcgTTTCTGTCAGCAAGGAA CCCTTAGttgccacatgagagttcacactggagagaggattctcacctgccaacagtgtggagtaagtttcactcaaaaagaaagctttaacagacacatgagaattcacaatggagagcagtcttacacgtgtgatcagtgtggaatgagttttgatcaacaagaaaaccttaaaatccacatgagaactcatagagagaaatcctacacctgctctgagtgtggaaaggtTTTCAGTCAAAAGCGAAACTTGgaagaccacatgagaattcactccgGAGaacaaccctacacatgccctcagtgccgAAGTAGGTTCAATTATAAACGACACTTGGAagagcacatgagaattcacactggagagaagcctttcacctgccagctatgtggaagaagtttcaaccaaaaaggaaaccttaacagacacatgagagttcactctggagagaaaccatttatatgtggtcactgcggaaGGAGTTTCAGAAAAAAAGCATCCCTTAAATGCCACATAGATTTTTCACATGTCAAAGAATGA